From a region of the Acidimicrobiales bacterium genome:
- the whiG gene encoding RNA polymerase sigma factor WhiG, with the protein MDDEQAAQTQRLWTAYKASGQKSDRDRLILVYSPLVKYVASRVAVGLPQNVEQGDLVSYGMFGLIDAIEKFDLERGFKFETYAISRIRGAILDELRSIDWVPRSVRAKARALEQAYAKLENELRRSPTEAEIAVELDLTDDQLQTTLSQISFIGLAALDEVMGGGERGESMTLGDTVADSGEGPVDAFEVVEMKQILADAVNGMPEREKLVLTLYYYEGLTLAEIGRVLGVTESRVCQIHTKAVLQLRSRIQATEREPV; encoded by the coding sequence GTGGACGACGAACAAGCAGCCCAGACACAGCGCCTCTGGACCGCCTACAAGGCGTCCGGGCAGAAGTCGGACCGTGATCGCCTGATCCTGGTCTACTCGCCGCTCGTCAAGTACGTGGCCAGCCGAGTGGCCGTGGGCCTGCCCCAGAACGTCGAGCAGGGCGACCTCGTCAGCTACGGCATGTTCGGCCTCATCGACGCGATCGAGAAGTTCGACCTCGAGCGGGGCTTCAAGTTCGAGACCTACGCCATCTCCCGCATCCGGGGGGCGATCCTCGACGAGCTGCGCTCCATCGACTGGGTGCCCCGGTCGGTCCGGGCCAAGGCCCGTGCCCTCGAGCAGGCCTACGCGAAGCTCGAGAACGAGTTGCGTCGCAGCCCGACCGAGGCCGAGATCGCCGTCGAGCTCGACCTGACCGACGACCAGCTCCAGACCACGCTCTCCCAGATCTCGTTCATCGGCCTGGCCGCGCTCGACGAGGTCATGGGCGGGGGCGAGCGGGGTGAGTCGATGACCCTCGGCGACACCGTCGCCGACAGCGGCGAGGGCCCCGTCGACGCGTTCGAGGTCGTCGAGATGAAGCAGATCCTCGCCGACGCCGTCAACGGCATGCCCGAGCGCGAGAAGCTCGTGCTCACCCTCTACTACTACGAGGGTCTCACCCTGGCCGAGATCGGTCGGGTGCTCGGCGTCACCGAGAGCCGTGTGTGCCAGATCCACACCAAGGCCGTGCTCCAGCTGCGCTCCCGGATCCAGGCCACCGAGCGCGAACCGGTCTGA
- a CDS encoding cytochrome c, producing MSIRRPSIVAGAVLAVALAVAACSSSETTSVPSDPVLAQGQRTYLQYCASCHGRGGGGGLGPKLEGVVAERYPNVEDQKAIILNGQGSMPAFKGRFDEAELDALVRYTREGL from the coding sequence ATGAGCATCCGGCGCCCCTCGATCGTGGCCGGTGCGGTGCTGGCCGTCGCCCTCGCCGTGGCCGCCTGCTCGTCGTCGGAGACCACGAGCGTGCCGAGCGACCCGGTGTTGGCCCAGGGCCAGCGGACCTACCTCCAGTACTGCGCCAGCTGCCACGGGCGCGGCGGTGGGGGCGGGCTCGGCCCCAAGCTCGAGGGCGTGGTGGCCGAGCGCTACCCGAACGTCGAGGACCAGAAGGCGATCATCCTGAACGGCCAGGGGTCGATGCCGGCGTTCAAGGGCCGCTTCGACGAGGCCGAGCTCGACGCCCTGGTCCGCTACACCCGCGAGGGCCTCTGA
- a CDS encoding tyrosine-type recombinase/integrase, protein MQCDGDHWSLDGFTASLTSAAPTTVRAYRGDLEAFVEWATRLGLDGPGAVTRTTLRRYVAHLATRRYARRTIARKASSLRRYFGWAARTGLSGADPSTGLSAPGGAGRLPRVLRADELDALLDPPATVDPSPALRSRDDAVLELLYGSGLRVGEVCALRPADLDLDRRRITVRGKGSKERVVPLGAPTVEALREWMGHGRRQLATADTPADAVFLAVRGGRLGDREVRRILDRRAPAPTHPHALRHTYATHLLDGGADIRTVQELLGHADLGTTQHYTHVSKQRLRSVLDQTHPRA, encoded by the coding sequence ATGCAGTGCGACGGCGACCACTGGTCGCTCGACGGCTTCACCGCGTCGCTCACGAGCGCCGCTCCCACCACCGTCCGCGCGTACCGCGGCGACCTCGAGGCCTTCGTCGAGTGGGCCACCCGCCTCGGGCTCGACGGCCCCGGCGCGGTCACCCGCACCACGCTACGCCGCTACGTCGCCCACCTCGCCACCCGTCGCTACGCCCGACGCACCATCGCCCGCAAGGCCTCCTCGCTGCGTCGCTACTTCGGCTGGGCGGCCCGCACCGGGCTGTCGGGAGCCGATCCCTCCACCGGGCTCAGCGCCCCAGGGGGGGCCGGTCGTCTTCCCCGGGTGCTGCGTGCCGACGAGCTCGACGCCCTCCTCGACCCACCGGCCACGGTCGACCCGTCGCCGGCGCTGCGCAGCCGCGACGACGCCGTGCTCGAGCTCCTCTACGGCAGCGGGCTCCGCGTCGGCGAGGTCTGCGCCCTCCGGCCGGCGGACCTCGATCTGGATCGCCGCCGCATCACGGTCCGGGGGAAGGGCTCGAAGGAGCGGGTCGTGCCGCTCGGCGCCCCCACGGTCGAGGCGCTGCGGGAGTGGATGGGCCACGGCCGGCGCCAGCTCGCCACCGCCGACACGCCGGCCGACGCGGTCTTCCTGGCCGTGCGGGGAGGGCGCCTCGGCGACCGGGAGGTCCGGCGCATCCTCGACCGCCGCGCGCCCGCTCCCACCCACCCCCACGCCCTGCGGCACACCTACGCCACTCATCTCCTCGACGGAGGTGCCGACATACGTACGGTGCAGGAGCTCCTGGGGCATGCCGACCTCGGCACCACGCAGCACTACACTCACGTCAGCAAGCAGCGACTCCGCTCGGTGCTCGATCAGACTCATCCCCGGGCCTAG
- a CDS encoding YifB family Mg chelatase-like AAA ATPase: MLASVSSATLLGVDGVAVDVEVHVGNGLPGFTVVGLPDASCREARDRTRAAVLTSELEWPQRRTTVNLAPTTVRKVGAGLDLAIAVAVLVATGQVPPEAVEGRAFVGELGLDGSLRHVPGVLSLVDAVADGEVVVPPSSVGEASVVERHTVRTAPTLARLVEALRGAAPWPNPPDPPLEPPAPPAPDLAEVHGHLLGRQALEIAAAGGHHLLMTGPPGAGKTMLARRLPGLLPDLDDATAFDATRIHSIAGLPVPGGLVRRPPLRAPHHGASAVAVIGGGGPHLRPGEISLAHGGVLFLDEFGEFPLVVLDALRQPLEDGVVRIARADHRVSVPARFLLVAAMNPCPCGEGMSPAGCRCGDRALERYRRRVSGPLLDRFDLRVDVLRPDPAQLLRGGSGDPTSVVAARVTTARRRAADRGVVANAELSGADLEHLAPLTPRATELVEQALTSGRLSARGLRRVWRVALTVADLAGDDAPIAAEHVATALHLRSEPTFLVGRRAS, from the coding sequence ATGCTCGCCTCCGTCTCCTCGGCCACGCTGCTCGGCGTCGACGGGGTCGCCGTCGACGTGGAGGTCCACGTCGGCAACGGCCTGCCCGGCTTCACCGTCGTCGGCCTGCCCGACGCCTCGTGCCGCGAGGCACGCGACCGCACCCGCGCCGCCGTGCTCACCAGCGAGCTCGAGTGGCCGCAGCGCCGCACCACCGTCAACCTCGCACCCACCACCGTGCGCAAGGTGGGGGCGGGGCTCGACCTCGCCATCGCCGTCGCGGTGCTCGTCGCCACCGGGCAGGTGCCCCCCGAGGCGGTCGAGGGTCGCGCCTTCGTCGGCGAGCTGGGTCTCGACGGCTCGCTGCGCCACGTCCCCGGGGTGCTCTCCCTCGTCGACGCCGTCGCCGACGGGGAGGTGGTCGTCCCGCCGTCGTCGGTGGGTGAGGCGTCGGTGGTGGAGCGCCACACGGTGCGCACCGCGCCGACACTGGCCCGTCTCGTCGAGGCCCTCCGGGGCGCCGCGCCGTGGCCGAACCCGCCTGATCCGCCGCTCGAGCCGCCCGCCCCGCCCGCACCCGACCTCGCCGAGGTGCACGGGCACCTGCTGGGCCGTCAGGCCCTCGAGATCGCCGCCGCCGGGGGGCACCACCTGTTGATGACCGGGCCGCCCGGCGCCGGCAAGACCATGCTGGCCCGCCGCCTGCCCGGTCTCCTCCCGGACCTCGACGACGCCACCGCCTTCGACGCCACCCGCATCCACTCCATCGCCGGACTCCCGGTGCCCGGTGGGCTGGTGCGCCGGCCGCCGTTGCGGGCGCCGCACCACGGCGCGTCGGCGGTGGCCGTGATCGGCGGGGGAGGGCCGCACCTGCGTCCCGGGGAGATCAGCCTCGCCCACGGCGGCGTGCTGTTCCTCGACGAGTTCGGCGAGTTCCCGCTCGTGGTGCTCGACGCCCTGCGCCAGCCGCTGGAGGACGGGGTGGTGCGCATCGCCCGCGCCGACCATCGGGTCAGCGTGCCGGCCAGGTTCCTCCTGGTCGCCGCCATGAACCCGTGCCCGTGCGGGGAGGGGATGAGCCCTGCGGGGTGCCGTTGCGGCGACCGGGCCCTCGAGCGCTACCGCCGCCGGGTGTCGGGACCGTTGCTCGATCGCTTCGACCTGCGTGTCGACGTCCTGCGCCCTGACCCCGCCCAGCTGCTCCGCGGTGGGTCGGGGGATCCCACGTCCGTCGTCGCCGCCCGGGTGACGACGGCCCGGCGTCGCGCTGCCGACCGGGGGGTGGTGGCCAACGCCGAGCTCTCCGGCGCGGACCTCGAACACCTGGCGCCGCTGACCCCCCGGGCCACCGAGCTCGTGGAGCAGGCCCTCACCAGCGGTCGGCTCAGTGCCCGCGGGCTGCGCCGGGTGTGGCGGGTGGCGCTCACCGTCGCCGACCTCGCCGGCGACGACGCCCCGATCGCCGCCGAGCACGTCGCCACCGCCCTCCACCTGCGCAGCGAGCCGACGTTCCTCGTCGGCCGGCGGGCCAGCTGA
- a CDS encoding histidine phosphatase family protein, which yields MELVFVRHGQPEWDRDGLAVDDPVLTDDGHQQARHLGEAFLGRPVDRLLVSPLIRARQTAEPIADALGTEPEILDWLPEIAAPVWQGTPSEIVGKAFADSRARPLDEQWDGLPGGESFRAFHRRITEGLDGLLAEMGARRSAGHPVVWDLEDPGPRVVIVAHAGTNAVSLGHLLGIDPVPWEWERFVSFHASLSVVRPVPISGVHSFSLYRFSDTSHLPDHLHTR from the coding sequence ATGGAGCTGGTCTTCGTCCGCCACGGCCAACCGGAGTGGGACCGCGACGGACTGGCCGTCGACGACCCGGTGCTGACCGACGACGGCCACCAGCAGGCCCGTCACCTCGGCGAGGCCTTCCTGGGCCGGCCGGTGGACCGGCTGCTGGTCTCACCGCTGATCCGGGCCCGCCAGACCGCCGAGCCGATCGCCGACGCGCTCGGGACGGAGCCCGAGATCCTCGACTGGCTGCCCGAGATCGCCGCCCCGGTGTGGCAGGGCACCCCGTCGGAGATCGTCGGCAAGGCGTTCGCCGACAGCCGCGCCCGCCCGCTCGACGAGCAGTGGGACGGGTTGCCCGGCGGGGAGAGCTTCCGGGCGTTCCACCGCCGCATCACCGAAGGGCTCGACGGACTGCTCGCCGAGATGGGGGCACGCCGGTCGGCGGGACATCCCGTCGTCTGGGACCTCGAGGACCCCGGTCCGAGGGTGGTGATCGTGGCCCACGCCGGCACCAACGCCGTCAGCCTCGGTCATCTCCTCGGCATCGATCCCGTCCCCTGGGAGTGGGAGCGGTTCGTGTCGTTCCACGCCTCGCTGAGCGTCGTCCGCCCGGTGCCGATCAGCGGCGTGCACTCGTTCAGCCTGTACCGGTTCTCCGACACGAGCCACCTGCCCGACCACCTCCACACCCGCTGA
- the dprA gene encoding DNA-processing protein DprA, with protein sequence MALPDEAYVVALAALPGAGPARLRAVLDAFGPEEGWARVRAGGVPGEVLAAAGARQPSSVVARWRAEAGRLDPARAWDAHREAGVGVAVLGSPAFPAALADDDDPPVVVFWRGDPDHLAGARAAVVGTRDATAYGIDVAHRMGRGLSEAGVSVVSGLALGIDGAAHAGALAVGGAPALGVVGSGLDHVYPRDHGGLWRAVAEGGLLLSEYPLGTPPAPWRFPARNRLIAALADVVVVVESHATGGAMGTAMEADRRGRAVLAVPGPVTAPSSAGTNQLLFDGRGPARDTDDVLLALGMEVVGRRRARERRPRPTGAAAEVLDALGWHAVGLEQLVLATGLDTGVVALALDDLEGAGWVARRGGWVERLGRDSSGGSDR encoded by the coding sequence ATGGCCCTCCCCGACGAGGCCTACGTCGTGGCGCTGGCCGCCTTGCCCGGCGCCGGCCCGGCCCGGCTGCGGGCCGTGCTCGACGCGTTCGGCCCCGAGGAGGGGTGGGCACGGGTGCGAGCAGGGGGTGTGCCCGGTGAGGTCCTGGCCGCGGCCGGGGCCCGGCAGCCCTCCTCGGTCGTGGCCCGCTGGCGCGCCGAGGCGGGCCGCCTGGACCCGGCACGGGCCTGGGACGCCCACCGCGAGGCGGGGGTCGGGGTCGCCGTCCTCGGCTCCCCGGCGTTCCCTGCCGCGCTCGCCGACGACGACGACCCGCCGGTGGTCGTGTTCTGGCGGGGCGACCCCGACCACCTCGCCGGCGCCCGCGCCGCCGTCGTCGGCACCCGCGACGCCACCGCCTACGGCATCGATGTGGCCCACCGGATGGGGCGCGGCCTGTCCGAGGCCGGCGTGTCGGTCGTCTCCGGGCTGGCCCTCGGCATCGACGGTGCGGCCCACGCCGGGGCGTTGGCCGTCGGCGGTGCGCCGGCACTCGGGGTGGTCGGTTCGGGCCTCGACCACGTGTACCCGCGAGACCACGGCGGACTGTGGCGGGCGGTCGCCGAAGGGGGCCTGCTCCTGAGCGAGTACCCCCTCGGCACCCCGCCCGCGCCATGGAGGTTCCCGGCCCGCAACCGACTCATCGCGGCGCTCGCCGACGTGGTGGTCGTCGTCGAGTCCCACGCCACCGGCGGAGCCATGGGCACGGCCATGGAGGCCGACCGTCGGGGTCGCGCCGTGCTCGCCGTGCCCGGCCCCGTGACGGCGCCGAGCTCGGCGGGCACCAACCAGCTCCTCTTCGACGGGCGGGGGCCCGCCCGCGACACCGACGACGTGCTGCTCGCCCTGGGGATGGAGGTGGTCGGGCGGCGCCGGGCCCGCGAGCGCCGCCCCCGCCCGACCGGCGCGGCCGCCGAGGTGCTCGACGCACTCGGTTGGCACGCCGTGGGACTCGAGCAACTGGTGCTGGCCACGGGGCTCGACACCGGGGTCGTGGCGCTGGCTCTCGACGACCTCGAAGGGGCCGGCTGGGTGGCGCGACGCGGAGGGTGGGTCGAGCGTCTGGGGCGCGACAGCTCGGGAGGGTCGGACCGGTGA
- a CDS encoding DUF2469 domain-containing protein: MTTDDLEDYESDVELQLYREYKDVCPMFRYVVETERRFYLANEVEQTVVADAGRTRVELDLRDAWVWDMYRQNRFVSHVRVITFKDVNVEELPQNELGLR; the protein is encoded by the coding sequence GTGACCACCGACGATCTCGAGGACTACGAGTCCGACGTCGAGCTCCAGCTCTACCGCGAGTACAAGGACGTCTGCCCGATGTTCCGCTACGTGGTCGAGACCGAGCGGCGCTTCTACCTCGCCAACGAGGTCGAGCAGACCGTGGTCGCCGACGCCGGGCGCACCCGCGTCGAGCTGGACCTGCGCGACGCATGGGTGTGGGACATGTACCGCCAGAACCGGTTCGTGAGCCACGTCCGGGTCATCACGTTCAAGGACGTCAACGTCGAGGAGCTCCCGCAGAACGAGCTGGGGCTGCGGTGA
- a CDS encoding YraN family protein: protein MTGRRQALGAHGEALAARWYEARGYRVVARNWRCRDGELDLVLTRGRTLVVCEVKTRSSAAFGSPAEAVTPAKQARIRRLAVRWLEETGSRPGHLRFDVAGVIGADVEVIEAAF, encoded by the coding sequence GTGACCGGGCGCCGTCAGGCCCTCGGCGCCCACGGCGAGGCCCTCGCCGCCCGCTGGTACGAGGCCCGCGGCTATCGGGTGGTGGCCCGCAACTGGCGCTGTCGCGACGGCGAGCTCGACCTCGTCCTGACCCGGGGCCGCACCCTCGTCGTGTGCGAGGTCAAGACCCGGTCGTCGGCCGCCTTCGGCTCCCCCGCCGAGGCGGTCACCCCGGCCAAGCAGGCCCGGATCCGGCGCCTCGCCGTGCGCTGGCTCGAGGAGACCGGCTCGCGACCCGGGCACCTGCGCTTCGACGTCGCCGGCGTGATCGGCGCCGACGTCGAGGTGATCGAGGCGGCCTTCTGA
- the rplS gene encoding 50S ribosomal protein L19, with amino-acid sequence MNATDLVDLQSLRDDIPDFAPGDTLKVHVRVVEGTRERVQVFQGAVIRRQGDGVRETFTVRKVSFGVGVERTFPVHSPIVQKIEVVSRGDVRRAKLYYLRDRVGKAAKIKEKRD; translated from the coding sequence ATGAACGCCACCGATCTCGTCGACCTCCAGAGCCTCCGCGACGACATCCCCGATTTCGCCCCCGGTGACACGCTGAAGGTGCACGTCCGTGTGGTCGAGGGCACCCGCGAGCGGGTCCAGGTCTTCCAGGGTGCGGTCATCCGCCGCCAGGGCGACGGTGTGCGCGAGACCTTCACGGTCCGCAAGGTCAGCTTCGGCGTCGGGGTCGAGCGCACCTTCCCGGTGCACTCCCCGATCGTGCAGAAGATCGAGGTCGTCAGCCGTGGCGACGTCCGGCGGGCCAAGCTCTACTACCTGCGCGATCGGGTCGGGAAGGCCGCCAAGATCAAGGAGAAGCGCGACTGA